The DNA sequence GACATGGACCCGAGTGCCGGCGTCAATCCGCTCTCGCTGCGGGCCCAGCGCACCCAGGGCAGCCTGCGGGCCGACCTGGTGCTCGGCAGTGAATCGAGCGACCAGCTCAAGCAGGCCCAGCGCGACAAGAAGCTCGGGCCGGCCATCCCCCTGATCATCCTGCTGTGAACAAGGAGTCCCGGCGCATGACCACGCTGGCGGTCCTGCCGCTCGACGATCGCCCCGTCACCTACGACCTGCCGGCCCGCATCGGGGCCATGGGCGGGGCGCGGGTGCTGCTGCCACCGCGGGCGAGCCTGGGCAACCTGGTGCGCACGGGCGACCGGGCGGCGCTCGGGGCCTGGCTGCGCGAGGTGGCGCCCGAAGCCGATGCCGTGATCGTGGCGCTCGACACCCTGGCCTACGGGGGCCTGATTCCCTCGCGGCGCTCGCCCGACGCGCTGGCCGACCTGCTGGAGGCGACCCTGCCGCTGCGCACGCTCAAGGCCGAGCGCCCCGACCTGCCGCTGTACGGCTTCAGCGTGACGATGCGGCTGTCCGATTCCAACGTCAACGAGGAGGAAAAGCCCTACTGGGATCGCTACGGCAAGCTGATCTTTCGCTGGAGCTTCCACCAGCACCGCTTCAAGGCCCAGAACGATCCGCAGGACCAGGCGATCGCCCGGGCCGCGCGGGCCGCGATCCCGGATGAGATCCTGGCCGACTATCTGGCCACGCGTGAGCGCAATTTCAGCTTCAACCAGACCATGGTCAAGTGGGCCGGGGCCGGTTTCTTCGACGCCCTCTTGCTGACGCAGGACGACACCGCCAGCTTCGGCCTGAACGTCGAGGAGCAGCAGCACCTGCAGCAGATGGTCAACACGACCCTGATTCAGGATCGCGTCCTGATCTACCCGGGAGCGGACGAGGTGGCTTCGGTCCTGGTGGCGCGCGCGCTGAATCGGCTGGCCGGGCGGACCCCGCAGCTGGCCGTCTCCTGGCATCCGCTGGATGGCAAGCGCGTGCAGGCCATGTACGAGGACCGCCCGCTCTGGCAGACGCTGCGCGGTCAGATCCGGGCGGCCGGGGCCAAGGAGGTCGGCGATCCGGCCGCGGCCGAGCTGGAGATCGTGGTGAACACGCCGGCGACCGGCCAGGGCGATCTGGCGCTGGGCTTGAACCTGGAGGCTCCCGACACGCCCGTGCGCAACCTGGAACCTGTGCTCATGGCCCTGTCGGAGGCCGAGAAGCGCCCGCTCGCCTTTGCCGACGTGGCCTACGCCAACGGGGCGGACCCGCGCCTCTGGTCCGAGCTGGTGAGCCGGCTGGACCCCTGGCAGTGGCGGGCCTTCGCCGCCTGGAACACGGCCGGCAACACCTTCGGCACGGTGGTCGCGATGGCCTGCGCGAGCCTGCTGCCCACGGCCGACGAGGCGGCTCGCCAGCGCCTGATCACCGAGCGGATCGCCGATGATTGGCTCTACCAGAGCGTGATCCGCAAGGACCTGCAGGCCGCGCAGCGGGAAGGGGCCGCCCCTCCGGCGCTGGCTGAAACGCTCGATACGGCGCTCGCGGCTGCCTGGCAGGCGCAGTTTGCGCACCGCCCGACCCGCTTTGCCACCGGCTTGCCCTGGCAGCGCCCCTTCGAGGCCCGCACCGACGTGACCTGAACGCGACGGCCGAATGACCGCGGCGTTCAAGCAGCCAGGGCGGTGTGCCGATGCTCCCCATAGGAGCGATCGCCGTGTCCCGACTGTTTTCCTTGCCCTCTTTGCTGTCCGCCCTGGGTCTGGCCTGCCTGTCTGGCTGCCAGCACGCGCTGGTCGCGCCGGTGCCGCATCATCCGATGCAGCGCTTCATCATGGGCGTGCCCGAGCTGCTGCCGCCTGAAGCGGAGGCCTTCCCGGTTGAGGAGTTACCGCCTTTCGATGGCGGCGGGGTGGGCACCACGCCGGCCGGGCTGCCCGTGCCGGAGCTCAAGCCTTCAGCCCTGCCCGCCTTTCCCGTCGATGCCCCCCTGATGGCGCCTGCCCTGCCGGAGGCGACGCCGACGCCGGCCGCACCCCGGACGGGCGGCGGCGGTGGCGGCGGTGGAGGGGGCGGGGGCGCCGTGGCCCCGCCGCCTTACGTGCCGCCCGGGATGCA is a window from the Candidatus Sericytochromatia bacterium genome containing:
- a CDS encoding DUF4127 family protein, with amino-acid sequence MTTLAVLPLDDRPVTYDLPARIGAMGGARVLLPPRASLGNLVRTGDRAALGAWLREVAPEADAVIVALDTLAYGGLIPSRRSPDALADLLEATLPLRTLKAERPDLPLYGFSVTMRLSDSNVNEEEKPYWDRYGKLIFRWSFHQHRFKAQNDPQDQAIARAARAAIPDEILADYLATRERNFSFNQTMVKWAGAGFFDALLLTQDDTASFGLNVEEQQHLQQMVNTTLIQDRVLIYPGADEVASVLVARALNRLAGRTPQLAVSWHPLDGKRVQAMYEDRPLWQTLRGQIRAAGAKEVGDPAAAELEIVVNTPATGQGDLALGLNLEAPDTPVRNLEPVLMALSEAEKRPLAFADVAYANGADPRLWSELVSRLDPWQWRAFAAWNTAGNTFGTVVAMACASLLPTADEAARQRLITERIADDWLYQSVIRKDLQAAQREGAAPPALAETLDTALAAAWQAQFAHRPTRFATGLPWQRPFEARTDVT